A window of Lujinxingia sediminis contains these coding sequences:
- the thiS gene encoding sulfur carrier protein ThiS has product MEIRVNGKVENIVSEVSLSVEALLSELGVEAARGVAVAVGEQVVPRSRWQEPVIEAGASVEIIRATQGG; this is encoded by the coding sequence ATGGAGATTCGGGTCAACGGCAAGGTGGAGAACATCGTGAGCGAGGTGAGCCTCTCGGTAGAGGCGTTGCTCTCGGAGCTGGGTGTGGAAGCCGCCCGGGGGGTGGCGGTGGCGGTGGGCGAGCAGGTGGTGCCCCGCAGCCGCTGGCAGGAGCCTGTGATCGAAGCCGGTGCCAGCGTGGAGATCATTCGCGCCACCCAGGGCGGTTGA
- a CDS encoding cellulose synthase family protein, with amino-acid sequence MSHLQDYNLWELTVLAIYFAVLLLLSFYGSHRYVIVRLYRKHASGPDPEPAGRFAPEALPVVTVQLPSFNERYVIERLIDATCQLDYPADRLEIQVLDDSTDDTTELARARVAHWQERGVDIKLLHRKDRHGYKAGALEAGLKSARGEFVAVFDADFIPQPEFLRQTIDHFTEPDIGMVQARWDYLNRDYSLLTRAQAVLLDGHFVLEHTARNRSGRFFNFNGTAGIWRRQTIEDAGGWEHHTLTEDLDLSYRAQLAGWRFRFLRDVTVASELPVEMNAFKSQQHRWSKGALQTAFKVLPRVLRSDLPRSIKLEAIHHLTGNLAYFLMVILALIMPMATLVRVQQGWHEVLLFDLPIFLSATFSVCYFYWVSQREVGRSRLEIVRMMPAVLGLGIGVSLNNAKGVVEVLLGHKTPFVRTPKYAIERRGESWTKRIYRGGLNAMPALEFALGAWFTYAIYVVLVDPAHPFGSLPFLMLFQFGFFYVAFLSVTQTLGGRSEPHR; translated from the coding sequence ATGTCGCACCTGCAAGACTACAACCTCTGGGAGCTCACCGTGCTCGCGATCTACTTCGCGGTGCTTCTGCTCCTCTCGTTTTACGGCTCGCATCGCTACGTTATCGTGCGCCTGTATCGCAAGCACGCCAGCGGCCCCGATCCCGAACCCGCCGGGCGCTTCGCGCCCGAGGCGCTGCCGGTGGTCACCGTGCAGCTCCCCTCCTTTAACGAACGCTACGTCATTGAGCGCCTCATCGACGCGACCTGTCAGCTTGATTATCCCGCTGACCGCCTCGAGATCCAGGTCCTCGACGACTCCACCGACGACACTACCGAACTGGCCCGCGCCCGCGTTGCACACTGGCAGGAGCGTGGCGTCGACATCAAACTTCTCCACCGCAAAGATCGCCACGGCTACAAAGCCGGTGCCCTGGAAGCCGGTCTTAAGAGCGCCCGCGGCGAGTTTGTAGCGGTCTTCGACGCCGACTTCATTCCCCAGCCCGAGTTTTTGCGCCAGACCATCGACCACTTCACCGAACCCGATATCGGCATGGTGCAGGCACGCTGGGACTACCTCAACCGCGACTACAGCCTGCTGACCCGCGCCCAGGCCGTGCTCCTCGACGGCCATTTTGTGCTGGAGCACACCGCGCGCAACCGCTCCGGTCGTTTTTTCAACTTCAACGGAACCGCCGGCATCTGGCGCCGCCAGACCATCGAAGACGCCGGCGGCTGGGAGCATCACACGCTCACCGAAGATCTCGATCTCTCTTACCGGGCCCAACTCGCCGGCTGGCGCTTTCGCTTCCTTCGCGACGTCACCGTCGCAAGCGAGCTCCCCGTGGAGATGAACGCCTTCAAAAGCCAGCAGCACCGCTGGTCCAAAGGCGCGCTTCAGACCGCCTTTAAGGTGCTGCCTCGCGTGCTACGCTCCGACCTTCCCCGCAGCATCAAGCTCGAGGCCATCCACCACCTCACCGGCAACCTGGCCTATTTTTTGATGGTCATTCTGGCCTTGATCATGCCCATGGCCACGCTGGTGCGCGTACAGCAGGGCTGGCACGAGGTGCTCCTCTTCGATCTTCCGATCTTTTTGAGCGCCACCTTCTCGGTCTGCTATTTCTACTGGGTGAGCCAGCGCGAAGTGGGCCGCTCCCGCCTTGAGATCGTCCGCATGATGCCGGCGGTGCTGGGCCTGGGGATCGGCGTTTCACTCAACAACGCCAAAGGCGTTGTCGAGGTGCTGCTCGGCCACAAGACGCCCTTTGTGCGCACCCCCAAATATGCCATTGAGCGCCGCGGGGAGTCCTGGACAAAACGCATCTACCGCGGCGGCCTCAACGCCATGCCTGCGCTGGAGTTCGCGCTGGGAGCCTGGTTCACCTACGCCATCTACGTGGTGCTCGTCGATCCGGCCCACCCCTTTGGCAGCCTCCCCTTCTTGATGCTCTTTCAGTTCGGGTTCTTCTACGTAGCGTTCTTAAGCGTCACCCAGACCCTCGGCGGCCGCTCCGAACCCCACCGCTGA
- the murJ gene encoding murein biosynthesis integral membrane protein MurJ → MSSETSQTSTRSIGRRMGIAALILAVSTFLSRILGFLREAVIVYTHGASATTDAYQAAFTMPDMMNYVLAGGTLSITFIPLFSAYVASDDEEGAWRLFSTIATTMGSVLAIFIALGYVLAPQIVPLLNPGFNDPEQLDLAVSMTRIVLLAPMAFYIGGLIQGSLFVREIFWPSAISPLIYNLCIIAGGVLLDPWFGIKGFAIGVVIGALLGPLAVPMWAARNEVKFKARFAPFDPDFRAFLLLTLPLMVGVSLVTVDEWFLKYFGSLQGDGAITWLANARKLMMVIFAIIGQAAGQAALPFLTRLFHQGEEEEMGQMLSRSLQRVGFLAMVGAAGLIVAAYPLVHAIFRHGEFSASDADTMAGLLVVFACGLWAWAVQTLAVRGYYARKNTLTPMILGSITVALAAPLYAIFGESFGVRGLAMATTAGMTLNALVTIGYYRWKVGHLPLGPIVRGTLRGALHGAWAAAAAYGVFRLWGTPAAGLQLAGLAALLATMGTAFFAALGLSAWLFSPPELDVILDRVKRRLKRSP, encoded by the coding sequence ATGAGCTCCGAGACATCTCAAACATCCACGCGCTCCATCGGACGCCGCATGGGCATCGCTGCCTTGATCCTGGCGGTGAGCACCTTCTTGAGCCGCATCCTGGGTTTTCTGCGCGAAGCGGTCATCGTCTACACCCATGGTGCCAGCGCCACCACCGATGCCTATCAGGCCGCGTTCACCATGCCCGACATGATGAACTACGTGCTGGCCGGGGGCACACTCTCGATCACATTTATACCGCTCTTCTCGGCCTATGTCGCCTCCGATGACGAGGAGGGCGCCTGGCGACTCTTCTCCACCATCGCCACCACCATGGGCTCGGTGCTCGCCATCTTCATCGCGCTGGGCTACGTGCTGGCCCCACAGATCGTTCCCCTGCTCAACCCGGGGTTCAACGATCCGGAACAGCTCGATCTGGCCGTGAGCATGACTCGCATCGTGCTGCTCGCCCCGATGGCCTTTTATATCGGGGGGCTGATTCAGGGCTCGCTCTTTGTGCGCGAGATCTTCTGGCCCAGCGCCATCTCCCCGCTGATCTACAACCTCTGCATCATCGCCGGCGGCGTGCTCCTCGATCCCTGGTTTGGCATCAAGGGCTTTGCCATCGGCGTGGTCATTGGCGCCCTGCTCGGGCCGTTGGCCGTTCCGATGTGGGCGGCGCGCAATGAGGTGAAGTTCAAGGCCCGTTTTGCCCCCTTCGACCCCGACTTTCGAGCCTTTTTGCTGCTGACCTTACCGCTGATGGTGGGCGTAAGCCTTGTGACCGTCGATGAGTGGTTCCTCAAGTATTTTGGCTCTTTGCAGGGCGATGGAGCGATCACCTGGCTGGCCAACGCGCGCAAGCTGATGATGGTGATCTTCGCCATCATCGGTCAGGCCGCCGGCCAGGCCGCGCTCCCCTTCCTCACGCGTCTCTTCCACCAGGGCGAAGAAGAAGAGATGGGCCAGATGCTCTCCCGCAGCCTTCAGCGGGTGGGCTTTCTGGCGATGGTCGGCGCGGCTGGCTTGATCGTGGCCGCCTATCCGCTGGTCCACGCAATCTTTCGCCACGGAGAGTTCTCGGCCTCCGATGCTGACACCATGGCCGGGCTGCTGGTGGTCTTTGCCTGTGGTCTGTGGGCCTGGGCGGTGCAGACCCTTGCGGTACGCGGCTACTACGCACGCAAGAACACCCTCACACCGATGATCCTGGGCTCAATCACAGTGGCCCTGGCGGCGCCTCTCTACGCGATCTTCGGTGAATCTTTTGGCGTGCGCGGCCTGGCGATGGCCACCACCGCCGGGATGACCCTCAACGCGCTCGTCACCATCGGGTACTACCGCTGGAAGGTCGGCCATCTTCCCCTGGGGCCGATCGTCCGCGGTACCCTTCGAGGCGCGCTGCACGGGGCGTGGGCAGCGGCGGCCGCCTACGGGGTCTTCCGCCTCTGGGGCACTCCGGCCGCAGGCCTTCAGCTCGCAGGCCTGGCCGCGCTCCTGGCCACCATGGGCACAGCCTTCTTCGCCGCGCTGGGGTTGAGCGCCTGGCTCTTCTCCCCGCCGGAGCTCGACGTGATCCTCGATCGCGTCAAACGACGCCTCAAGCGCTCGCCCTAA
- a CDS encoding thiazole synthase, with amino-acid sequence MSESEGSTWKVGPYTFESRLLVGTARYANYQVMLDALEASETELVTVGIRRLDIEASREAGILEILMERYTLLPNTAGCYTARDAVLTAQLAREALETDLIKLEVIADDQTLLPDSEELLKAARTLVEDGFVVMAYTNDDPVLARKLQDIGCAAVMPLGSPIGSGMGIRNPYNFQIIREFMEVPMLVDAGVGTASDAALAMELGCDGVLLNSAISGAGKPVTMAKAFRDAVRAGRWAYEAGRIPRRFYAQASTPLEGAVGSEPTS; translated from the coding sequence ATGAGTGAGTCCGAAGGCTCGACCTGGAAGGTTGGCCCCTACACCTTTGAGAGCCGCCTGCTGGTGGGCACCGCCCGCTATGCGAACTACCAGGTGATGCTCGACGCGCTGGAGGCCAGTGAGACTGAGCTTGTGACCGTGGGCATTCGCCGCCTGGATATCGAGGCGTCGCGCGAGGCGGGGATCCTGGAGATCCTGATGGAGCGCTACACGCTCTTACCCAACACCGCCGGGTGCTACACGGCGCGCGACGCCGTGCTCACCGCACAGCTCGCCCGCGAGGCGCTGGAGACCGATCTGATCAAGCTGGAGGTTATTGCCGACGACCAGACGCTTTTGCCCGATAGCGAAGAGCTTTTGAAGGCGGCGCGCACGCTTGTTGAAGACGGCTTTGTGGTCATGGCCTACACCAATGATGATCCGGTGCTGGCCCGCAAACTCCAGGATATCGGCTGCGCCGCGGTGATGCCCTTAGGCTCACCCATCGGCAGTGGGATGGGCATTCGCAACCCGTATAACTTCCAGATCATCCGGGAGTTTATGGAGGTGCCGATGCTGGTGGACGCCGGCGTGGGGACGGCCTCGGACGCCGCTCTGGCGATGGAGCTGGGTTGCGACGGGGTGCTCTTGAACAGCGCGATCAGCGGGGCGGGGAAGCCTGTGACGATGGCAAAAGCCTTTCGCGACGCGGTGCGAGCGGGGCGCTGGGCCTATGAGGCCGGGCGGATTCCGCGGCGTTTTTATGCGCAGGCCTCCACGCCCCTGGAGGGTGCGGTGGGCTCGGAGCCGACGAGTTAA
- a CDS encoding protein kinase domain-containing protein — protein sequence MAESNREWTKFGRYALLQKIGAGGMAEIYRAKTFGAAGFEKEFAIKLILPSLVDDTEFVEMFINEAKIAVSLYHANVVQVFDLGEMDHQYYIAMEFVHGKDLLDVLARCAELNIKIPLNLVLFIAMEMLKGLDFAHRAKDPYGDDLNIIHRDVSPSNILISYAGDVKVGDFGVAKAAIQRNLTESGTLKGKVGYMSPEQVMGEEIDSRSDIFSACIVFVEALSMNRLFVGSSDLDVMLKVRDADVEASLGKMGPLPSDLVQIIRTGLARHREDRYQSAGEFYQALMDFCFQHGIKVSGNDLSNLMRRLFAREIEEEKSQRRSEPGGLAAHRLFEDSAPRVTPAAAASEVEFTPEQKANSAELMAMGETAAVRDPKNTGRMPAGELAGQVARSQEPEAPTEDEGEERRYRYRDGSGLVFGPMGPHTLVDLLRVRRPRADDRVAVGDGPWVKLDEVSEIEVSSGRATARRARPVAVEATLDSASRGADTDVMRDVRRAVGAMEEESAAVGDTDVMVDDRNSLAAGSTDVADLSPPPPSESELGGQSSPVSQSPPSMGLVVTERALGSTFQELKNLYASYEGELAEVSVARILGRLHRAGETGRLFVTNGQVEKSIFIRCGEPIYVDSNRREELLGHFLRTRDLITEAQLQEGLARLNEWGGRLGDALVAIGAIPAHAIFTHLSSQMREKLLEIFTWPEGYYGYYENQEPDTQGYSLGLDTYEMIVEGCREQVPLARIKELYRSRNFVSIYLNEPAPFSVDRLRLRAHELRVLNQLSAGDSLRALLAKFSPDQHEKVYRTVYLLHQVEILVFEVTERVDLPKVD from the coding sequence GTGGCTGAGAGCAACCGCGAGTGGACAAAGTTCGGGCGCTACGCCCTCCTGCAAAAGATCGGCGCGGGGGGGATGGCAGAGATTTATCGTGCCAAAACCTTCGGGGCGGCGGGCTTTGAGAAAGAGTTCGCCATCAAGCTGATCTTGCCCAGCCTGGTCGATGACACCGAGTTCGTCGAGATGTTCATCAACGAGGCCAAGATCGCGGTGAGCCTCTACCACGCCAATGTGGTGCAGGTTTTTGATCTGGGGGAGATGGATCACCAGTACTACATCGCCATGGAGTTTGTGCATGGCAAGGATCTGCTCGATGTGCTGGCGCGTTGCGCCGAACTCAACATCAAGATCCCGCTCAATCTTGTGCTCTTCATCGCCATGGAGATGCTCAAGGGGCTAGATTTTGCCCACCGCGCCAAAGATCCCTACGGCGACGATCTCAACATCATTCACCGCGATGTCAGCCCCTCGAACATCCTGATCAGCTACGCCGGGGATGTGAAGGTGGGCGACTTCGGAGTGGCCAAGGCCGCCATCCAGCGCAACCTCACCGAGAGTGGCACGCTCAAGGGTAAAGTTGGCTACATGAGCCCGGAGCAGGTGATGGGCGAGGAGATCGACTCGCGCAGCGACATCTTCTCGGCGTGCATCGTGTTTGTGGAGGCGTTGAGCATGAACCGCCTCTTCGTGGGCAGCTCCGACCTCGACGTGATGCTCAAGGTGCGTGACGCCGATGTGGAGGCGAGCCTGGGGAAGATGGGGCCGCTGCCCTCGGACCTGGTGCAGATCATTCGCACCGGTCTGGCGCGTCACCGCGAAGATCGCTACCAGAGCGCCGGAGAGTTCTATCAGGCGCTGATGGACTTTTGTTTTCAGCACGGCATCAAAGTCAGCGGCAACGATCTCTCCAATCTGATGCGTCGGCTCTTCGCCCGGGAGATCGAGGAGGAGAAGAGCCAGCGTCGCAGCGAGCCGGGTGGGCTTGCCGCTCATCGACTTTTCGAAGATAGCGCGCCCCGAGTGACGCCGGCTGCGGCAGCCTCCGAGGTGGAGTTTACCCCGGAGCAGAAGGCCAACAGCGCCGAGCTGATGGCGATGGGAGAAACCGCCGCGGTGCGCGACCCGAAGAATACCGGGCGGATGCCCGCCGGCGAGCTCGCCGGGCAGGTCGCGCGGAGTCAGGAACCCGAGGCGCCGACGGAGGATGAGGGCGAGGAGCGGCGCTACCGCTACCGCGACGGCAGCGGGCTTGTGTTTGGACCGATGGGGCCGCATACGCTGGTCGATCTTCTCCGGGTACGTCGTCCACGCGCCGACGATCGTGTCGCGGTGGGCGATGGCCCCTGGGTTAAACTCGATGAAGTCAGCGAGATCGAGGTTTCCTCTGGCCGTGCCACCGCCCGACGGGCACGCCCGGTAGCGGTGGAAGCCACCCTTGATTCAGCCAGCCGCGGCGCTGATACCGACGTAATGCGCGATGTTCGCCGTGCGGTCGGCGCCATGGAAGAAGAGAGCGCCGCCGTCGGTGATACCGATGTGATGGTCGACGATCGTAACTCGTTGGCCGCCGGCAGCACTGATGTGGCCGATTTAAGCCCTCCGCCCCCCTCGGAAAGTGAGCTGGGCGGGCAGTCCTCGCCGGTCTCTCAGTCTCCCCCCTCGATGGGGCTGGTGGTGACCGAGCGGGCGCTTGGCTCGACCTTTCAGGAGCTCAAGAACCTCTACGCCAGCTATGAGGGTGAGCTGGCGGAGGTGTCTGTCGCACGGATTCTGGGAAGGTTGCACCGCGCCGGCGAGACCGGGCGTCTCTTTGTGACCAACGGGCAGGTCGAGAAGTCGATTTTCATTCGTTGCGGGGAGCCCATTTATGTGGACTCCAACCGCCGCGAAGAGTTGCTCGGGCATTTTTTGCGCACCCGCGACCTCATCACCGAGGCGCAGCTTCAGGAGGGCCTGGCGCGTCTCAATGAATGGGGCGGCCGTCTGGGGGACGCGCTGGTGGCCATCGGCGCCATCCCGGCGCACGCGATCTTCACCCATCTTTCCAGCCAGATGCGCGAGAAACTTCTGGAGATCTTCACCTGGCCCGAGGGCTACTACGGCTATTACGAGAACCAGGAGCCCGATACCCAGGGGTACTCGCTGGGTCTGGATACCTACGAGATGATCGTGGAGGGGTGCCGCGAGCAGGTGCCGCTGGCGCGCATCAAAGAGCTCTACCGCAGCCGTAATTTCGTGAGCATCTACCTCAACGAGCCGGCGCCTTTCAGCGTGGATCGGTTGCGGCTTCGGGCGCACGAGCTACGTGTGCTCAACCAGCTTAGCGCGGGCGATAGTCTGCGGGCGCTCCTGGCGAAGTTCTCACCCGACCAGCACGAGAAGGTCTATCGCACGGTGTATCTGCTGCACCAGGTGGAGATCCTGGTGTTTGAAGTCACCGAGCGTGTCGATCTTCCGAAGGTTGACTAA
- a CDS encoding thiamine phosphate synthase: protein MAHSLPSRLYAIADVGFCEARGLFLEEVVASALAGGVRMLSVRVGDALVGLNEAAREALWAEVARAVARGRQAGAEVLLHAHPERAASLGCGGVHLKGRQVGEVARVRAMLRNDARVGVSCHNAEELRRACEAGADFVTLSPIFASVSKPDYGGEVDLNTWASLIASSPLPVYALGGVRPEHVRRCLEAGFTGVAVIGGLFGAEDVAGAARRYVQSVNAE, encoded by the coding sequence ATGGCGCATTCGCTACCCTCGCGCCTTTATGCGATCGCTGACGTGGGCTTCTGCGAGGCCAGGGGGCTTTTCCTGGAGGAAGTTGTGGCCTCGGCGCTCGCCGGAGGCGTCAGAATGCTCTCGGTACGGGTGGGCGACGCGCTTGTGGGGCTGAATGAAGCGGCGCGAGAGGCGCTGTGGGCCGAGGTGGCGCGGGCGGTGGCGAGGGGGCGTCAGGCGGGAGCGGAGGTGTTGTTGCATGCCCACCCCGAGCGCGCGGCGAGCCTTGGTTGTGGGGGCGTGCACCTGAAGGGGAGGCAGGTTGGCGAGGTGGCCCGGGTGCGAGCGATGTTGCGCAACGACGCGCGGGTGGGCGTCTCCTGCCACAACGCCGAAGAGCTGCGCCGGGCCTGTGAGGCCGGGGCTGATTTTGTGACACTCAGCCCGATCTTCGCGAGCGTGTCCAAGCCGGATTATGGCGGGGAGGTGGACCTGAACACGTGGGCGAGCTTGATCGCGTCAAGCCCTCTACCGGTGTACGCGCTGGGCGGGGTGCGGCCTGAGCATGTGAGGCGTTGTCTGGAGGCGGGGTTTACGGGCGTGGCCGTTATCGGCGGCCTCTTCGGCGCTGAAGATGTTGCCGGAGCAGCGCGCCGGTACGTTCAGTCGGTGAACGCGGAGTGA